In Arachis hypogaea cultivar Tifrunner chromosome 17, arahy.Tifrunner.gnm2.J5K5, whole genome shotgun sequence, a single window of DNA contains:
- the LOC112766214 gene encoding uncharacterized protein encodes MTLNLMENGATSKRKRLVKKYQAHAKVKEFEMKEVSSAAKLVQNFITKGDKGSNQAKIAQQPKRKILEIGDKQNRENSMEGRNKTLVEVVMNRSLRSFHNQVRSNIQLEEQPIPKKMKSKGKCPAMALDAFLHTEGVEVERQEEDDFESCGEDARAAEKEPANLTNSKNNLKRPAMTLDSFLGDQGIHVEREEEHIEVPTTEDARSRPSPNNGENAQFPYEEDYVGEHESDNFDVEGDQVMEEAHVKDTSTVKRTRGKTRCLKIYARTWEEREEVTFDQGAAVGPTPQRVKDLTNFIGTMGRNSDFITLMYTNWKAVPKHIKKRIWKYINSKFILPKSSKLWVMTGVQGAWKRYKTRIKKKHFEPYSGNIENMLVNRPLEIPEIQFWKLIVYWSIPTVKAMCAINSENRKKQQWRHKMGPINFARVRVDLREKKENKEEPNQAEMFVATRNGLKGKTLDVETQAVIDKLDDLQEGGETPTNAFQKVFGKENPGRVRCFGRTVTKASLKKNKEIDEIKKQSEEKVTALKTELDDHKQRLQGLEDIVKLMLQQTSPGMNVDEALSLLRSKQSSANSAQDPNLVPRHSPLSTHIPNHD; translated from the exons ATGACTCT cAACTTAATGGAAAACGGAGCAACTTCAAAGAGAAAAAGGCTGGTAAAAAAGTATCAAGCTCATGCAAAAGTTAAAGAATTTGAAATGAAGGAAGTATCTTCTGCTGCAAAACTAGTTCAAAATTTTATAACCAAAGGTGATAAAGGAAGTAATCAAGCCAAAATAGCACAACAGCCTAAGAGGAAGATTTTAGAAATTGGAGACAAGCAAAATAGGGAGAATTCAATGGAAGGGAGAAATAAAACACTTGTAGAAGTTGTTATGAACCGGTCTTTGAGGTCTTTCCATAACCAAGTGAGGAGTAATATTCAACTAGAAGAACAACCAATTCctaaaaagatgaagagcaagggAAAGTGTCCAGCAATGGCTCTTGATGCctttttgcatacagaaggagtAGAAGTGGAAAGACAAGAGGAAGATGACTTTGAGTCATGTGGTGAGGATGCTAGAGCTGCTGAAAAAGAACCAGCTAACTTGACAaactcaaaaaataacttaaagcgTCCAGCAATGACTCTTGATTCTTTTTTGGGTGACCAAGGAATTCATGTGGAAAGAGAAGAGGAACATATTGAAGTTCCAACTACTGAGGATGCTAGATCTAGGCCATCCCCGAATAATGGAGAAAATGCTCAATTCCCCTATGAGGAAGATTATGTTGGTGAACATGAAAGTGACAATTTTGATGTGGAAGGAGATCAAGTTATGGAAGAGGCTCATGTAAAAG ATACTTCAACGGTTAAAAGGACTCGTGGAAAAACAAGATGCTTAAAGATTTATGCAAGAACTtgggaagaaagggaagaagtgaCTTTTGATCAGGGAGCAGCCGTGGGGCCAACTCCTCAAAGAGTGAAggatttaactaattttattGGAACAATGGGAAGGAATAGTGATTTCATTACCTTGATGTACACTAATTGGAAAGCTGTGCCTAAGCATATCAAAAAGCGCATTTGGAAGTATATTAAT TCAAAGTTCATTCTTCCAAAATCTTCAAAGCTATGGGTGATGACTGGTGTTCAAGGAGCATGGAAGCGTTACAAAACAAGAATCAAGAAGAAGCATTTTGAACCATATTCTGGAAATATTGAGAATATGTTGGTGAATCGTCCTTTGGAAATTCCAGAAATACAATTTTGGAAACTAATTGTATATTGGAGTATTCCAACTGTCAAA GCCATGTGTGCTATAAATTCTGAAAATCGCAAGAAGCAACAATGGAGGCATAAAATGGGACCAATCAATTTTGCAAGAGTGCGTGTTGATTTG CGTGAGAAAAAAGAGAACAAAGAGGAACCAAATCAAGCTGAAATGTTTGTTGCAACTCGGAATGGACTAAAAGGAAAAACACTTGATGTAGAAACACAGGCTGTTATT GATAAACTTGATGATCTCCAAGAAGGTGGAGAAACTCCTACTAATgcatttcaaaaagtttttggtAAAGAGAATCCAGGAAGAGTTCGATGTTTTGGAAGAACTGTTACAAAAGCTTCtcttaagaaaaataaagaaatagatgaaataaaaaaacaaagtgAAGAGAAGGTAACAGCTTTAAAAACTGAATTAGATGACCATAAGCAACGACTGCAAGGATTGGAAGATATTGTGAAACTTATGCTGCAACAAACTTCTCCTGGTATGAATGTTGATGAAGCACTTTCTCTCTTGCGATCTAAGCAATCGTCTGCAAATAGTGCACAAGATCCAAATTTAGTTCCTCGGCATTCTCCTCTATCGACTCATATTCCAAATCATGATTAG